A DNA window from Halomonas zincidurans B6 contains the following coding sequences:
- a CDS encoding 1-acyl-sn-glycerol-3-phosphate acyltransferase codes for MTQQPSADNFDSIRPYYDAEVPEVLDRLAHDREFLDAITRYRLPRLSRHAPWLARALAGYKLQRQMRGVTSVRDFQNSIAYYMRRMLATSTDAFEVEGLEKLDPQRGYLFIGNHRDIALDPAFVNYALYQAGRDTVRIAIGDNLLQKPFVTDLMRLNKSFIVPRSAKGKRAMLAAYQALSGYIRHSITQDNHPVWMAQREGRAKDGIDRADPAIIKMLTMAHRQHDKSASLGDAIRELRMVPVSISYEYDPCDTQKARELHAVHTQGRYEKVEFEDIRSIVAGITGAKGRIRLSFGEPLSADFETPEQVAAEIDRQVLGNYHTFPSHQLALEATGQAPELLDLSEVTEADRTRFAARLAGVPEELRDWWLAQYANPILNRAGRISEE; via the coding sequence ATGACTCAACAGCCTTCAGCGGATAATTTCGACAGCATCCGGCCTTATTACGACGCGGAAGTGCCCGAAGTGCTCGACCGCCTCGCCCACGACCGCGAGTTCCTCGACGCCATCACCCGCTATCGTCTGCCGCGGCTGTCGCGTCATGCGCCCTGGCTGGCCCGCGCGCTGGCCGGCTACAAGCTGCAGCGGCAGATGCGCGGCGTGACAAGCGTGCGCGACTTCCAGAACAGCATCGCCTATTACATGCGCCGGATGCTCGCCACCAGCACCGACGCCTTCGAGGTCGAGGGCCTTGAAAAGCTCGATCCCCAGCGCGGCTACCTGTTCATCGGCAATCACCGCGACATCGCCCTCGACCCGGCCTTCGTCAACTATGCGCTGTACCAGGCCGGGCGCGACACGGTGCGCATCGCGATCGGCGACAACCTGCTGCAGAAGCCGTTCGTCACCGACCTGATGCGGCTCAACAAGAGCTTCATCGTGCCGCGCAGCGCCAAGGGCAAGCGCGCCATGCTGGCCGCCTACCAGGCGCTGTCCGGCTACATTCGCCATTCGATCACCCAGGACAACCATCCGGTGTGGATGGCCCAGCGCGAAGGCCGCGCCAAGGACGGCATTGACCGCGCCGACCCGGCGATCATCAAGATGCTGACCATGGCCCACCGTCAGCACGACAAGAGCGCCAGCCTCGGCGACGCGATCCGCGAGCTGCGCATGGTGCCGGTGTCGATCAGCTACGAATACGATCCCTGCGATACCCAGAAGGCTCGCGAGCTGCACGCCGTGCACACCCAGGGCCGCTATGAGAAGGTCGAGTTCGAGGACATCCGCTCGATCGTCGCCGGCATCACCGGCGCCAAGGGCCGCATCCGGTTGAGCTTCGGCGAGCCGCTCAGCGCCGACTTCGAGACCCCAGAGCAGGTCGCCGCCGAGATCGACCGTCAGGTACTCGGCAACTACCACACCTTTCCCAGCCATCAGCTGGCGCTGGAGGCCACCGGCCAGGCCCCCGAGCTGCTCGACTTGAGCGAAGTCACCGAGGCCGACCGCACGCGCTTTGCCGCGCGCCTGGCGGGCGTACCCGAGGAGTTGCGCGACTGGTGGCTGGCGCAATACGCCAACCCGATTCTCAATCGCGCCGGGCGGATCAGCGAGGAATAG
- the pilB gene encoding type IV-A pilus assembly ATPase PilB, translating into MSSYQPSHATGPEAGDHSPLARVSQNAAGDGLRGLSRRLLAEGLVDAATLHQAEQQASRQETSLLKHVIDSGLVTAREATQAAAHEYGLPIVDLDALRKEILPPHRDMPDQVLRRHGILPLIRVGHRLTVAVPYPSSLATLDELQFATGLSVEGVLASIDQLEPAVERYLAQADADNMLEALDEEEGLDGLEYGSVGSEQDAEDEGPNISASSDDAPVVKYVNKILLDAIRRGASDIHFEPYETSYRIRLRIDGILLEIARPPFNMRTRIAARLKVMARLDISERRLPQDGAIKLKLSRSRSIDFRVNSLPTVYGEKIVLRILDSASAKLGIDALGFTPTQKAIYETALGQPQGMILVTGPTGSGKTVTLYTGLNILNTDERNIATAEDPVEIKMPGINQVNVLPKIGLDFAAALRAFLRQDPDVVMVGEIRDLETAEIAVKASQTGHLVLSTLHTNSAAETLARLRNMGIAPFNIASSVSLIIAQRLVRKLCSHCKKPADIPRQALHEEGFSDDELTGATIYQSVGCNQCTLGYQGRLGIYEVVPIRARIGRLIMQEANAMDIDEAARREGYPDLRRSGLQKVLEGLTSLEEVNRVTKD; encoded by the coding sequence ATGTCCTCCTACCAGCCTTCTCACGCAACCGGCCCAGAGGCCGGCGATCATTCACCGCTGGCAAGGGTCTCGCAGAATGCCGCCGGCGACGGGCTGCGCGGCCTGTCGCGGCGGCTGCTCGCCGAGGGGCTGGTCGACGCGGCGACGCTTCATCAGGCCGAGCAGCAGGCCAGCCGCCAGGAAACCTCGCTGTTAAAGCACGTCATCGACAGCGGCCTGGTGACGGCCCGCGAAGCGACTCAGGCGGCGGCCCACGAATACGGCCTGCCGATCGTCGATCTCGACGCGCTGCGCAAGGAGATATTGCCGCCGCACCGCGACATGCCCGACCAGGTGCTGCGTCGCCACGGCATCCTGCCGCTGATTCGCGTCGGCCACCGGCTGACGGTGGCGGTGCCCTACCCGTCGTCGCTGGCGACGCTCGACGAGTTGCAGTTCGCCACCGGGCTATCGGTCGAGGGCGTGCTGGCGTCGATCGACCAGCTCGAGCCGGCGGTGGAGCGCTACCTGGCCCAGGCCGACGCCGACAACATGCTCGAGGCGCTCGACGAGGAGGAAGGCCTCGACGGGCTGGAGTACGGCAGCGTCGGCTCCGAGCAGGACGCAGAGGACGAAGGCCCCAATATCAGCGCCTCGAGCGACGACGCGCCGGTGGTCAAGTACGTCAACAAGATCCTGCTCGACGCGATTCGCCGCGGCGCCTCGGACATCCACTTCGAGCCCTACGAGACCAGCTACCGGATTCGCCTGCGCATCGACGGCATTCTGCTCGAGATCGCCCGGCCGCCGTTCAACATGCGCACGCGCATCGCCGCGCGCCTCAAGGTGATGGCGCGGCTGGACATTTCCGAGCGCCGCCTGCCGCAGGACGGCGCGATCAAGCTCAAGCTCTCCAGGAGCCGTTCGATCGACTTCCGCGTCAACTCGCTGCCCACCGTCTACGGCGAGAAGATCGTGCTGCGTATCCTCGATTCGGCCTCGGCCAAGCTGGGGATCGACGCGCTGGGCTTCACGCCGACCCAGAAGGCGATCTACGAGACGGCCCTCGGCCAGCCGCAGGGCATGATCCTGGTCACCGGCCCCACCGGCAGCGGCAAGACGGTGACGCTGTACACCGGGCTCAACATCCTCAATACCGACGAGCGCAACATCGCCACCGCCGAAGACCCGGTGGAGATCAAGATGCCGGGCATCAACCAGGTCAACGTGCTGCCCAAGATCGGCCTGGACTTCGCCGCGGCGCTGCGCGCCTTCCTGCGCCAGGACCCCGACGTGGTGATGGTCGGCGAGATCCGCGACCTGGAAACCGCCGAGATCGCCGTCAAGGCCTCGCAGACCGGCCACCTGGTGCTCTCCACGCTGCACACCAATTCGGCGGCGGAAACCCTGGCCCGGCTACGCAACATGGGCATCGCGCCGTTCAACATCGCAAGCTCGGTGTCGCTGATCATCGCCCAGCGGCTGGTCCGCAAGCTGTGCAGCCACTGCAAGAAGCCCGCCGACATCCCCCGCCAGGCGCTGCACGAGGAAGGCTTCAGCGACGACGAACTGACCGGCGCGACGATCTATCAGTCGGTGGGCTGCAATCAATGCACGCTGGGCTATCAGGGCCGGCTGGGCATCTACGAAGTGGTGCCGATTCGCGCCAGGATCGGCCGGCTGATCATGCAGGAAGCCAACGCCATGGACATCGACGAGGCCGCTCGCCGGGAGGGCTACCCCGACCTGCGTCGCAGCGGCCTGCAGAAGGTTCTCGAAGGCCTGACCAGCCTCGAGGAGGTCAACCGCGTCACCAAGGACTGA
- a CDS encoding TrkH family potassium uptake protein — protein sequence MASIAVPRLVSARWAPVLKVLAMLWLVLAAFMVVPWLVLIAERDGDARAFALSLAIVMGAVAVALLLTWRVEIELRPRQMFVLTTLSWVTVSGFASLPLILGAPQLSLADAVFESVSAITTTGSTVLVGIERLSDGLKLWRGMMQWLGGVGIIVMAIAILPFLKVGGMRLFHTESSDWSDKVMPRTGGIAKATMTVYVGLTGLAVISYWLAGMLPLDAVVLGMTSLSTGGFANSDASFGAYAEKPLLLWLGSLFMLSGALPFVLYIRSMRGAPSALWCDQQVRGMLMLLALAIVMLTTYRVMSGTPAFEALTQVAFNVISVVTTTGYAADDYTLWGGLAIVAFFYLTFVGGCSGSTSGGMKIFRFQIALLMLRNQLRFLIHGNGVFAQRYNASLLSDEIVRGVVAFSFFFFLTVAALALALAALGLDLVTALSGAATAVANVGPGLGDVIGPAGNFSSLPDAAKWLLSVGMLMGRLEILTVLVLLTPMFWRK from the coding sequence ATGGCTTCGATTGCAGTGCCGCGCCTGGTGTCAGCGCGCTGGGCGCCGGTGCTCAAGGTGCTGGCCATGCTCTGGCTGGTACTGGCCGCCTTCATGGTGGTGCCGTGGCTGGTGCTGATTGCCGAGCGCGATGGCGATGCGCGGGCCTTCGCACTGTCGCTGGCGATCGTGATGGGCGCGGTGGCGGTCGCGCTGCTGTTGACCTGGCGTGTCGAGATCGAGCTCAGGCCGCGTCAGATGTTCGTGCTGACCACGCTGAGCTGGGTGACGGTCAGTGGCTTCGCCAGTCTGCCGTTGATTCTCGGCGCGCCGCAACTGTCGCTCGCCGATGCGGTCTTCGAGTCGGTCTCGGCGATCACCACCACCGGTTCGACGGTGCTGGTGGGCATCGAGCGGCTGTCCGACGGGCTCAAGCTATGGCGCGGCATGATGCAGTGGCTGGGCGGTGTCGGCATCATCGTCATGGCGATCGCCATCCTGCCGTTTCTCAAGGTCGGCGGCATGCGGCTGTTCCACACCGAATCCTCGGACTGGTCGGACAAGGTGATGCCGCGCACCGGCGGCATCGCCAAGGCGACCATGACGGTGTACGTGGGCCTGACCGGGCTGGCGGTCATCAGCTACTGGCTGGCGGGCATGCTGCCGCTGGATGCGGTGGTGCTGGGCATGACCTCGCTGTCCACCGGCGGCTTTGCCAACTCCGATGCCTCGTTCGGCGCTTATGCCGAGAAGCCGCTGCTGCTGTGGCTGGGGTCGTTGTTCATGCTCAGCGGTGCGCTGCCGTTCGTGCTGTATATCCGCAGCATGCGCGGCGCGCCTTCGGCATTGTGGTGCGACCAGCAGGTGCGCGGCATGCTGATGTTGCTGGCGCTGGCGATCGTCATGCTGACGACCTATCGCGTCATGAGCGGCACGCCGGCCTTCGAGGCGCTGACCCAGGTGGCCTTCAACGTGATCTCGGTGGTCACCACCACCGGTTACGCCGCGGACGATTACACCCTCTGGGGTGGGCTGGCGATCGTGGCGTTCTTCTATCTGACCTTCGTCGGCGGCTGCAGCGGGTCGACCAGCGGCGGGATGAAGATATTCCGTTTCCAGATCGCGCTGCTGATGCTGCGCAACCAGCTGCGCTTTCTGATTCACGGCAACGGGGTGTTCGCCCAGCGCTACAACGCCAGCCTGCTCAGCGACGAGATCGTGCGCGGGGTGGTGGCGTTTTCGTTCTTCTTCTTTCTGACCGTGGCGGCATTGGCGCTGGCGCTGGCGGCGCTGGGGCTCGATCTGGTCACCGCGCTGTCCGGCGCGGCCACTGCGGTGGCCAACGTCGGTCCGGGGCTGGGCGACGTGATCGGCCCGGCCGGCAACTTCTCGAGCCTGCCCGATGCCGCCAAGTGGCTGCTCAGCGTGGGCATGCTGATGGGCCGGCTGGAGATCTTGACGGTGTTAGTGCTGCTGACGCCGATGTTCTGGCGGAAATGA
- the serC gene encoding 3-phosphoserine/phosphohydroxythreonine transaminase, producing MTRRYNFCAGPAALPTPVLERAREELLDYRGRGLSVMEMSHRSPEFTAIAEAAEANLRTLLRIPDNYRVLFMQGGATMQFACVPLNLLGGGGTPNYLDTGIWSGKAIKEADHLAGSHLAASSRAGGYVDVPASDRIALSADAAYLHYCHNETIGGLAYDYVPDVAVPLVCDMSSSILSAPLDVSRFGVIYAGAQKNIGPAGLTLVIVRDDLLGRALPQTPSLLDWKVYADNASMINTPPTYAWYLAGLVFEWLKDDIGGLEAMAAINRRKAATLYDAIETSDFYSNPIAPANRSLMNVPFVLADEALNDTFLGEAEAAGLLNLRGHRSVGGMRASLYNAVGQQAVEALVAFMGDFEQRHG from the coding sequence ATGACACGCCGCTACAACTTCTGTGCCGGGCCGGCCGCGTTGCCCACCCCGGTACTCGAGCGGGCCCGCGAAGAGCTGCTCGACTACCGGGGCCGTGGCCTGTCGGTCATGGAGATGAGTCACCGCAGCCCCGAGTTCACGGCCATCGCCGAGGCCGCCGAGGCCAATCTGCGCACCTTGCTGCGGATCCCCGACAACTATCGGGTGCTGTTCATGCAGGGCGGGGCGACGATGCAGTTTGCCTGTGTGCCGCTCAATCTGCTGGGCGGCGGCGGAACGCCCAACTATCTCGACACCGGCATCTGGTCGGGCAAGGCGATCAAGGAAGCCGACCACCTGGCCGGCTCGCACCTCGCCGCCAGCAGCCGGGCGGGGGGGTATGTCGACGTGCCGGCCAGCGACCGGATCGCGCTGTCCGCGGACGCGGCTTATTTGCATTATTGTCACAACGAAACCATCGGCGGCCTGGCCTACGATTACGTCCCCGACGTGGCGGTGCCGCTGGTCTGCGACATGTCCTCGTCGATTCTCTCGGCGCCGCTCGACGTCTCGCGATTCGGCGTGATCTACGCCGGCGCGCAGAAGAACATCGGCCCGGCCGGGCTGACCCTGGTGATCGTCCGCGACGACCTGCTCGGGCGCGCGCTGCCGCAGACGCCCTCGCTGCTGGACTGGAAGGTCTACGCCGACAACGCTTCGATGATCAATACGCCGCCGACCTACGCCTGGTACCTGGCCGGGCTGGTCTTCGAGTGGCTCAAGGACGACATCGGCGGCCTCGAGGCGATGGCGGCGATCAACCGACGCAAGGCCGCCACGCTGTATGATGCCATCGAGACCAGCGACTTCTACAGCAACCCGATCGCCCCGGCCAACCGTTCGCTCATGAACGTGCCGTTCGTGCTCGCCGACGAGGCGCTCAACGACACCTTCCTCGGCGAGGCCGAGGCGGCGGGGCTGCTCAACTTGAGGGGCCATCGCAGCGTCGGCGGCATGCGCGCCAGCCTCTACAACGCCGTCGGCCAGCAGGCGGTCGAGGCGCTGGTGGCGTTCATGGGCGATTTCGAACAACGTCACGGCTGA
- the gyrA gene encoding DNA gyrase subunit A — protein sequence MGDIAREILPVNIEDELKQSYLDYAMSVIIGRALPDVRDGLKPVHRRVLYAMHELGNDWNKPYKKSARVVGDVIGKYHPHGDSAVYDTIVRMAQDFSMRYVLVDGQGNFGSIDGDSAAAMRYTEVRMARLSHELLADLEKDTVDWVDNYDGTERIPDVLPTRVPNLLVNGGSGIAVGMATNIPPHNMVEVINGCLALIDDYTLTIDDLMEYIPGPDFPTAGIINGKAGILDAYRTGRGRIYVRAQYTVEHHEKSGRDHIVITELPYQVNKARLIEKIAELVKDKRIEGIAELRDESDKDGLRVVIEVKRGESGEVVVNNLFAHTQLETVFGINMVALEDGQPKTLNLKQILEAFVRHRREVVTRRTLFELKKARERGHILEGLAVAISNIDEVIELIKASPSAAEAKEKLLDKAWQPGQVTSMLERAGAVSCKPEGLEEGLGLSGDQREYRLSPAQAQAILELRLHRLTGLETEKLLNEYLGILEKIAELSAILASADRLLEVIREELIAVRDQYGDARKTVIQTSRLDLTIADLINEEDMVVTISRSGYAKTQPITDYQAQRRGGRGKSATSMKDEDVIEHLLVASTHDTVLLFSNKGKVYWLKVYEIPAASRGSRGKPLVNLLPLDGDESINAMLPVREYREDSYIFFATANGTVKRTTLDQFSRPRSVGLIAIDLDEGDRLVGAAVTNGEDHVMLLSSNGKAIRFEEGNVRAMGRTARGVRGMRLQGDAEVISLIIPRSTQIDDSDSADDDGADEAMQGEAVEVEVGAVDTADEQIYILTASQRGYGKRTRLEAFPLRGRGGQGVIAMQTSARNGELVSAIQVHACDEMMLITDRGTLVRTRVEEVSATSRNTQGVMLIRLGEGESLVKTVRVDEPSEEQVEAAIESEIAPGEGADSQALAEDDGAADTDDLGDASDEPGPEEPQ from the coding sequence ATGGGTGACATCGCCAGAGAGATTCTGCCAGTCAATATCGAGGACGAGCTCAAGCAGTCGTATCTCGATTACGCGATGAGCGTGATCATCGGCCGCGCGCTGCCGGACGTGCGCGATGGGCTCAAGCCCGTTCACCGTCGGGTGTTGTATGCCATGCACGAACTCGGCAACGACTGGAACAAGCCCTACAAGAAGTCCGCCCGTGTGGTCGGCGATGTGATCGGTAAGTATCACCCGCATGGCGACAGCGCGGTCTACGACACCATCGTGCGCATGGCCCAGGACTTCTCGATGCGCTACGTGCTGGTCGACGGCCAGGGCAACTTCGGCTCGATCGACGGCGACAGCGCGGCGGCGATGCGTTACACCGAGGTGCGCATGGCGCGGCTTTCCCATGAACTGCTGGCCGATCTCGAGAAGGACACCGTCGACTGGGTCGACAACTACGACGGCACCGAGCGCATTCCCGACGTGCTGCCGACGCGGGTGCCCAACCTGCTGGTCAACGGCGGCTCGGGCATCGCGGTGGGCATGGCGACCAACATTCCGCCGCACAACATGGTCGAGGTGATCAACGGCTGCCTGGCGCTGATCGACGATTACACGCTGACCATCGACGATCTGATGGAATACATCCCGGGGCCCGATTTTCCCACCGCCGGGATCATCAACGGCAAGGCCGGCATCCTCGACGCCTATCGCACCGGCCGCGGGCGCATCTACGTGCGCGCCCAGTACACCGTGGAGCACCACGAGAAGAGCGGGCGCGATCATATCGTCATCACCGAGCTGCCGTATCAGGTCAACAAGGCGCGGCTGATCGAGAAAATCGCCGAGCTGGTCAAGGACAAGCGCATCGAGGGCATCGCCGAGCTGCGCGACGAGTCCGACAAGGACGGTCTGCGCGTGGTGATCGAGGTCAAGCGCGGCGAGTCCGGCGAGGTGGTGGTCAACAACCTGTTCGCCCATACCCAGCTCGAGACCGTGTTCGGCATCAACATGGTGGCGCTGGAAGATGGCCAGCCCAAGACGCTCAACCTCAAGCAGATACTCGAGGCGTTCGTCCGCCACCGCCGCGAGGTGGTGACCCGGCGCACGCTGTTCGAGCTCAAGAAGGCCCGCGAGCGTGGCCACATCCTCGAAGGCCTGGCGGTGGCGATCTCCAACATCGACGAGGTGATCGAGCTGATCAAGGCTTCGCCGAGCGCCGCCGAAGCCAAGGAGAAGCTGCTCGACAAGGCCTGGCAACCGGGCCAGGTGACCAGCATGCTCGAGCGCGCCGGGGCGGTGTCGTGCAAGCCGGAAGGCCTCGAGGAAGGCCTGGGGCTTTCCGGCGATCAGCGCGAATACCGGCTGTCGCCGGCTCAGGCCCAGGCGATCCTCGAGTTGCGCCTGCATCGCCTGACCGGGCTCGAGACTGAGAAGCTGCTCAACGAGTACCTGGGCATTCTCGAGAAGATCGCCGAACTCAGCGCGATCCTGGCCTCCGCCGATCGCCTGCTCGAGGTGATCCGCGAGGAACTGATCGCGGTGCGCGATCAGTACGGCGATGCCCGCAAGACGGTCATCCAGACCAGTCGCCTCGACTTGACCATCGCCGATCTGATCAACGAAGAGGACATGGTGGTCACCATCTCGCGCTCGGGCTATGCCAAGACCCAGCCGATCACCGACTACCAGGCCCAGCGCCGCGGCGGACGCGGCAAGTCGGCGACCAGCATGAAGGACGAGGATGTCATCGAGCATCTGCTGGTGGCCTCGACCCACGACACCGTGCTGCTGTTCTCCAACAAGGGCAAGGTCTACTGGCTCAAGGTCTACGAGATACCCGCGGCCAGTCGCGGCTCGAGGGGCAAGCCACTGGTCAATCTGCTGCCGCTGGACGGCGACGAATCGATCAACGCCATGCTGCCGGTGCGCGAGTATCGCGAGGACAGCTACATCTTCTTCGCCACCGCCAACGGCACCGTCAAGCGCACCACGCTCGACCAGTTCTCGCGGCCGCGTAGCGTGGGGCTGATCGCCATCGACCTCGACGAGGGCGATCGTCTGGTCGGCGCCGCGGTGACCAACGGCGAAGACCACGTCATGCTGCTGTCGTCCAACGGCAAGGCGATCCGCTTCGAGGAAGGCAACGTCCGCGCCATGGGCCGCACCGCACGCGGCGTGCGCGGCATGCGCCTGCAGGGCGATGCCGAGGTGATCAGCCTGATCATCCCGCGCTCGACGCAGATCGATGACAGCGACTCGGCCGACGACGACGGCGCTGACGAGGCCATGCAGGGTGAGGCCGTCGAGGTGGAGGTCGGTGCCGTCGACACCGCCGACGAGCAGATCTACATTCTGACCGCCTCGCAGCGCGGCTACGGCAAGCGCACGCGGCTGGAAGCCTTCCCGCTGCGCGGACGCGGCGGCCAGGGCGTGATCGCCATGCAGACCAGCGCGCGCAACGGTGAGCTGGTGTCGGCGATCCAGGTGCACGCCTGCGACGAGATGATGCTGATCACCGATCGCGGCACCTTGGTGCGCACCCGTGTCGAGGAGGTCTCGGCGACCTCGCGCAACACCCAGGGGGTGATGCTGATCCGCCTGGGCGAGGGCGAATCGCTGGTCAAGACCGTGCGCGTCGACGAGCCCAGCGAGGAGCAGGTCGAGGCGGCGATCGAGAGCGAGATTGCACCCGGTGAAGGCGCTGACAGCCAGGCGCTAGCCGAGGATGACGGCGCTGCCGACACCGACGATCTCGGCGACGCTAGCGACGAGCCGGGACCGGAAGAGCCACAGTGA
- a CDS encoding pilin yields MNQEKFQAARRQGGFTLIELMIVVAIVGILAAIAIPKYQDYTTRARVTEALNFAAAAKTAISEYYISQGVMPATADEAGIDLKKNDLKTEVVKSVSYAKGESDEGIITVTVNETGGIANNSTLQFTGTGNEGSVTWSCEPGAAKPIDNKYLPANCRVASS; encoded by the coding sequence ATGAACCAGGAAAAATTTCAGGCGGCGCGCCGTCAGGGCGGTTTTACCCTGATTGAGCTGATGATCGTGGTGGCGATTGTGGGGATTCTCGCGGCGATCGCGATCCCTAAGTATCAAGACTATACGACAAGGGCGAGGGTGACCGAAGCTTTAAACTTTGCTGCTGCAGCTAAAACAGCTATTTCTGAATATTATATCTCTCAAGGTGTCATGCCCGCTACCGCTGATGAGGCGGGCATCGACTTAAAAAAGAATGATTTGAAAACGGAAGTAGTTAAGTCTGTTTCCTATGCCAAAGGAGAAAGTGATGAGGGGATTATTACTGTAACTGTCAATGAGACAGGTGGCATTGCGAATAACAGCACTTTGCAATTTACAGGTACAGGCAACGAAGGTTCAGTAACTTGGAGTTGCGAGCCAGGTGCTGCTAAACCAATTGACAACAAATATTTGCCGGCAAACTGTCGAGTCGCAAGTAGCTAA
- a CDS encoding acyl-CoA thioesterase: protein MDPRIARSTLRVRGFHLDGYAHVNNARYLEFLEEGRWAYFEQQFDLAALFNQGLAAVAVNLNINYRRAAVIHDELEVLTSLASLNHRSAVIHQEINRVDDGKRIADADFTFVLLDTNTGKSLPIDGEVRDTLRPYVLGEANTAH, encoded by the coding sequence ATGGACCCACGAATCGCCCGTTCCACGCTGCGCGTGCGCGGCTTTCATCTCGACGGCTATGCCCACGTCAACAACGCCCGCTATCTGGAATTTCTCGAGGAGGGGCGCTGGGCCTATTTCGAGCAGCAGTTCGATCTGGCGGCGCTGTTCAATCAGGGCCTGGCCGCGGTCGCCGTCAATCTCAACATCAATTATCGCCGTGCCGCGGTGATCCACGACGAGCTGGAGGTACTGACCTCGCTGGCCAGTCTCAACCATCGCAGCGCCGTGATCCACCAGGAGATCAACCGGGTCGACGACGGCAAGCGGATCGCCGATGCCGACTTCACCTTCGTGCTGCTGGATACCAACACCGGCAAGAGCCTGCCGATCGACGGCGAGGTGCGCGATACCCTGCGCCCCTATGTGCTCGGCGAGGCGAATACCGCTCACTAG
- a CDS encoding recombination-associated protein RdgC translates to MWFKHLHLYRVHDAPPLTSDEMTTALDAQAFRPLGGSEARRLGWSAPAGRAGVQLQHELHGHRLLSALRQERLLPASVVREEVDSRAAEQEAHEGRPLRRQEKQALKEQVYEEFLPRAFVRTQRFDLWWDTQRQLIGVNASSRARAEDILDLLRQTLGSLKVTPLATRTTPTRAMTEWLTQPDNRPAALELGDQVELKATSGDESVLRGRQVDLDGEEIQTVLAAGRQATRLALTIDEAVSLVLHDDLAIKSLRFADAVLDEAAQVEDDDDPTLRLEADFALMTQVLSNAIEQLIDWLGGEANPAAPTP, encoded by the coding sequence ATGTGGTTCAAGCACTTGCACCTCTATCGCGTGCATGACGCCCCGCCGCTGACCAGCGACGAGATGACGACTGCGCTCGACGCCCAGGCTTTTCGCCCGCTGGGTGGCAGCGAAGCCCGGCGGTTGGGCTGGAGCGCCCCGGCGGGACGCGCCGGCGTGCAGTTGCAGCACGAGCTTCACGGCCACCGCCTGCTGTCGGCGTTGCGTCAGGAGCGTCTGCTGCCGGCCTCGGTGGTCCGCGAGGAAGTCGACTCCCGCGCCGCCGAGCAGGAAGCCCACGAGGGCCGGCCGCTGCGTCGCCAGGAAAAGCAGGCGCTCAAGGAACAGGTCTATGAAGAGTTCCTGCCCCGCGCCTTCGTGCGCACCCAGCGCTTCGATCTGTGGTGGGACACCCAGCGCCAGTTGATCGGCGTCAATGCCTCGAGCCGTGCGCGCGCCGAGGACATTCTCGATCTGCTGCGCCAGACATTGGGCAGCCTCAAGGTCACGCCGCTGGCGACCAGGACGACGCCGACCCGCGCGATGACCGAATGGCTGACCCAGCCCGACAATCGCCCCGCCGCCCTCGAACTCGGCGACCAGGTCGAGCTCAAGGCCACCAGCGGCGACGAAAGCGTACTGCGCGGCCGCCAGGTCGATCTTGACGGCGAAGAGATCCAGACCGTCCTCGCCGCCGGCCGTCAGGCCACGCGACTGGCGCTGACCATCGACGAAGCGGTATCGCTGGTGCTTCACGACGACCTGGCGATCAAGTCGCTGCGCTTCGCCGACGCCGTGCTCGACGAAGCCGCCCAGGTCGAGGACGACGACGACCCGACGCTGCGCCTGGAAGCCGATTTCGCGCTGATGACCCAGGTACTCAGCAACGCCATCGAACAACTCATCGACTGGCTGGGTGGCGAAGCCAACCCCGCCGCGCCGACGCCATGA